The Spirochaetota bacterium genome has a segment encoding these proteins:
- the map gene encoding type I methionyl aminopeptidase: protein MRKLARNDLCWCGSGKKYKKCHLDSDIKSGVVSKESLQLPPGVIIKTEKQIAGIRKSSRLTKEILDMVADRIQPGITTNTINEWVHDYTIRHGAIPAPLNYNGFPKSVCVSINNVICHGIPDETVLKDGDIVNVDVTTILDGYFGDAGRMFIIGDGSEDARRLVNVARECLYIGIDQVKPYQDLGEIGYAIEQHAVKNGFSVVRDYGGHGIGLKFHEEPHVHHYGSRKRGVVMQPGMVFTIEPMINQGRYETRLMADSWTAVTIDGKLSAQWEHTVLVTETGSEILTE from the coding sequence ATGAGAAAGCTTGCCAGAAATGATCTCTGCTGGTGCGGAAGTGGCAAAAAATATAAAAAGTGCCACCTTGATTCAGATATTAAAAGCGGAGTTGTATCGAAGGAATCACTCCAGCTTCCGCCGGGCGTGATAATTAAAACTGAAAAACAGATAGCGGGCATAAGAAAAAGCAGCCGACTCACGAAGGAAATCCTGGACATGGTAGCCGATCGGATTCAGCCAGGCATAACAACCAACACCATTAATGAATGGGTCCATGACTATACGATCAGACACGGCGCTATTCCGGCTCCTCTTAACTACAATGGGTTCCCAAAAAGCGTTTGCGTTTCAATCAACAACGTTATCTGTCACGGCATTCCGGATGAGACGGTGCTCAAGGACGGTGATATCGTCAATGTGGATGTGACGACAATTCTGGACGGATATTTCGGCGATGCCGGAAGAATGTTCATAATCGGCGATGGATCTGAGGATGCCCGGCGTCTGGTCAATGTCGCCAGAGAGTGCCTGTACATCGGCATCGATCAGGTTAAGCCCTATCAGGACCTGGGGGAAATAGGGTATGCCATCGAGCAGCACGCTGTTAAGAATGGTTTTTCGGTCGTTCGGGACTACGGCGGTCACGGGATAGGCCTGAAATTCCACGAGGAACCCCACGTGCATCATTATGGAAGCAGGAAACGGGGGGTGGTGATGCAGCCCGGCATGGTGTTTACGATTGAGCCTATGATCAACCAGGGCAGATATGAGACCAGGCTCATGGCGGATTCATGGACCGCGGTGACCATTGATGGAAAGCTATCAGCCCAGTGGGAACACACGGTTTTGGTGACGGAAACAGGGTCGGAGATACTGACTGAATGA